In Ensifer canadensis, a genomic segment contains:
- a CDS encoding porin translates to MNIKSLLLGSAAALAAVTGAQAADAIVAAEPEPMEYVRVCDAFGTGYFYIPGTETCLKLSGFIRVQGSFGRDAADSRYNQEDFTFGGLPGQSTSDWDVFSRAYVAWDAKSDTEYGTLTGFFAAEFNADNDTDSGDSDFIDVDEAYIQLGGLKAGFFYNWWDKGINGETDTLGNVTEFNSIAYLYDGGTFQAGISIDELEGWSTKANGVGISGIVSASLGGVSFDLLGGYDTEWEEGAIRGLLSADLGPGVFQLAGIWASNPNTYWAQSEWSVAASYRFNATDKLAITPGAQYFGSLQDSLTSFGGDDAWRAGVTVDYKITEGLATRVSVQYEDEDNGDDQVFGFVRLQRDF, encoded by the coding sequence ATGAACATCAAGAGCCTTCTTCTCGGCTCCGCTGCAGCTCTCGCAGCAGTTACCGGCGCACAGGCAGCCGACGCAATCGTCGCCGCCGAACCGGAGCCCATGGAATACGTTCGCGTTTGCGACGCTTTCGGCACTGGCTACTTCTACATCCCGGGCACCGAAACCTGCCTGAAGCTCAGCGGCTTCATCCGCGTTCAGGGCTCGTTCGGTCGTGACGCTGCTGACAGCCGTTACAACCAGGAAGACTTCACCTTCGGTGGCCTCCCGGGTCAGTCCACGTCGGACTGGGATGTCTTCTCGCGCGCTTACGTCGCATGGGATGCCAAGAGCGACACCGAGTACGGCACGCTCACCGGCTTCTTCGCTGCTGAATTCAATGCCGACAACGACACCGACTCTGGCGATAGCGACTTCATCGACGTTGATGAAGCCTACATCCAGCTCGGTGGCCTGAAGGCCGGTTTCTTCTACAACTGGTGGGATAAGGGCATCAACGGCGAAACCGACACGCTCGGCAACGTCACCGAGTTCAACTCGATTGCCTACCTCTATGACGGCGGCACCTTCCAGGCCGGTATCTCGATCGACGAGCTCGAAGGCTGGTCCACCAAGGCAAACGGCGTTGGCATCTCCGGTATCGTTTCGGCTTCGCTCGGCGGCGTTTCCTTCGACTTGCTCGGCGGCTACGACACCGAGTGGGAAGAAGGCGCGATCCGCGGCTTGCTCTCTGCAGACCTCGGCCCGGGCGTCTTCCAGCTTGCTGGTATCTGGGCTTCGAACCCGAACACCTACTGGGCTCAGTCTGAGTGGAGCGTTGCTGCTTCGTACCGCTTCAACGCAACTGACAAGCTGGCGATCACTCCTGGCGCTCAGTACTTCGGTAGCCTGCAGGATTCGCTCACCAGCTTCGGCGGCGACGATGCATGGCGCGCTGGCGTAACGGTTGACTACAAGATCACCGAAGGCCTCGCTACCCGCGTATCGGTTCAGTACGAAGATGAAGACAACGGCGACGACCAGGTATTCGGCTTCGTCCGCCTGCAGCGCGACTTCTAA
- a CDS encoding tyrosine-type recombinase/integrase, which yields MGKDAEKQAGDFDFPNLSSGYEVHYSFSPRGPSGVVKDTTLAELLQRYADILWEEGNHKYNVKAFIGELDEILLAARFSTFSQDMLDNLIGALRKRRNSNATINRKMAALSKLLRKAYKMGDIYSLPEFKRQKERAGRLRFLEPDEEEALFREIGNRSDLYLKLSIFLVDTGARLGETIALKWNDVHQGRVTFWVTKSGRSRTVPLTARAKQALNALVDRSPGPFASIDQQKYRAVWNDAKTAAGLGDEADIVPHVLRHTCASRLVRGGIDLRRVQMWLGHQTLEMTMRYAHLASHDLDMCVPVLERHIT from the coding sequence TTGGGGAAGGATGCTGAAAAACAAGCGGGCGACTTCGACTTCCCGAACCTAAGTAGCGGGTACGAAGTCCACTACAGCTTTAGCCCGCGGGGTCCGAGCGGGGTGGTTAAGGACACCACGCTCGCCGAACTGCTTCAGCGTTATGCCGACATTCTGTGGGAGGAAGGCAACCACAAATACAATGTGAAAGCCTTCATCGGAGAACTCGACGAGATATTGCTCGCTGCTCGCTTCTCTACTTTCTCACAAGACATGCTCGACAACCTGATCGGCGCTTTACGCAAACGTCGCAACAGCAACGCAACCATCAACCGGAAGATGGCGGCGCTAAGCAAGTTGCTGCGGAAAGCGTACAAAATGGGCGACATCTATAGCTTGCCGGAGTTCAAGCGCCAGAAAGAAAGAGCGGGACGCCTCCGCTTTCTCGAACCGGACGAAGAAGAAGCGCTGTTTCGCGAAATCGGAAACCGCTCAGACCTCTATCTAAAACTATCCATATTCCTCGTCGATACCGGCGCACGTCTCGGCGAGACCATCGCTCTGAAATGGAATGACGTTCACCAGGGCCGGGTGACGTTTTGGGTAACCAAATCTGGCCGCAGTCGAACTGTACCCCTAACCGCCAGAGCCAAGCAGGCTCTTAATGCCCTGGTGGATCGATCTCCGGGTCCATTCGCGTCCATTGACCAGCAAAAGTATCGCGCCGTTTGGAATGACGCAAAAACAGCAGCCGGACTGGGAGACGAGGCCGATATCGTACCGCACGTCTTGCGCCATACTTGCGCGTCACGCTTGGTGAGAGGCGGTATCGATCTCAGACGCGTTCAGATGTGGCTGGGTCACCAGACCCTCGAGATGACGATGCGTTATGCTCACCTGGCATCCCACGATCTGGACATGTGTGTACCCGTCCTTGAACGCCATATTACATGA
- a CDS encoding porin has protein sequence MNIKSLLLGSAAALAAVSGAQAADAIVAAEPEPMEYVRVCDAFGTGYFYIPGTETCLKLSGFIRVQGSFGSEASQSRYNQANHDFDGDGFNDQSTSDWDVFSRAYVAWDAKSDTEYGTLTGFFAAEFNADNDTDSGDSDFIDVDEAYIQLGGLKAGFFYNWWDKGINGETDTLGNVTEFNSIAYLYDGGTFQAGISIDELEGWSTKANGVGISGIVSASLGGVSFDLLGGYDTEWEEGAIRGLLSADLGPGVFQLAGIWASNPNTYWAQSEWSVAASYRFNATDKLAITPGAQYFGSLQDSVNSFGGDDAWRAGVTVDYKITEGLATRVSVQYEDEDNGDDQVFGFVRLQRDF, from the coding sequence ATGAACATCAAGAGCCTTCTTCTCGGCTCCGCTGCAGCTCTCGCAGCAGTATCCGGCGCACAGGCAGCCGACGCAATCGTCGCCGCCGAGCCGGAGCCCATGGAATACGTTCGCGTTTGCGACGCTTTCGGCACTGGCTACTTCTACATCCCGGGCACCGAAACCTGCCTGAAGCTCAGCGGCTTCATCCGCGTTCAGGGCTCGTTCGGTTCTGAGGCATCGCAGAGCCGTTACAACCAGGCGAACCATGACTTCGACGGTGACGGCTTCAACGATCAGTCCACGTCGGACTGGGATGTCTTCTCGCGCGCTTACGTCGCATGGGATGCCAAGAGCGACACCGAGTACGGCACGCTCACCGGCTTCTTCGCTGCTGAATTCAATGCCGACAACGACACCGACTCTGGCGATAGCGACTTCATCGACGTTGATGAAGCCTACATCCAGCTCGGTGGCCTGAAGGCCGGTTTCTTCTACAACTGGTGGGATAAGGGCATCAACGGCGAAACCGACACGCTCGGCAACGTCACCGAGTTCAACTCGATTGCCTACCTCTATGACGGCGGCACCTTCCAGGCCGGTATCTCGATCGACGAGCTCGAAGGCTGGTCCACCAAGGCAAACGGCGTTGGCATCTCCGGTATCGTTTCGGCTTCGCTCGGCGGCGTTTCCTTCGACTTGCTCGGCGGCTACGACACCGAGTGGGAAGAAGGCGCGATCCGCGGCTTGCTCTCTGCAGACCTCGGCCCGGGCGTCTTCCAGCTTGCTGGTATCTGGGCTTCGAACCCGAACACCTACTGGGCTCAGTCTGAGTGGAGCGTTGCTGCTTCGTACCGCTTCAACGCAACCGACAAGCTGGCGATCACTCCTGGCGCTCAGTACTTCGGTAGCCTGCAGGATTCCGTCAACAGCTTCGGCGGCGACGATGCATGGCGCGCTGGCGTAACGGTTGACTACAAGATCACCGAAGGCCTCGCTACCCGCGTATCGGTTCAGTACGAAGATGAAGACAACGGCGACGACCAGGTATTCGGCTTCGTCCGCCTGCAGCGCGACTTCTAA
- a CDS encoding alpha/beta fold hydrolase produces MNEYGADAFREHRFPGVGGLQLYARAYGPGPQPRAATPVICLPGLTRNSRDFHQLATFLASSSGGGHPVISLDYRGRGNSERDGDKSRYTVAVETSDVITACAYFAIEKAIFIGTSRGGLILHHLIGLAPGLIAGAVLNDIGPVIEIGGLLGIRDYLNTGTGPVSWTAAPNYLKAIHGDDFPILHEVEWLQMARAIYRDEGGIPVVDFDPAIAAQLQALTSDMLLPDLWPQFHAFTGLPMMVVRGEHSKLLSSTTVDEMKSRHPNLTTVTAAGQGHAPLLHLDGPRHAIAAFVHHCMFP; encoded by the coding sequence ATGAACGAGTATGGGGCGGATGCGTTTCGGGAACATCGCTTCCCCGGGGTTGGCGGATTGCAGCTCTACGCGCGGGCCTACGGACCTGGGCCTCAGCCACGTGCGGCAACTCCGGTTATCTGCCTGCCAGGGCTCACGCGCAACAGCCGAGACTTTCACCAACTTGCCACCTTTCTTGCATCGTCGTCGGGAGGCGGGCACCCCGTTATCTCATTGGACTACCGTGGCCGCGGGAATTCGGAACGCGACGGCGATAAGAGTCGCTATACGGTTGCAGTCGAAACGTCCGACGTCATCACCGCGTGCGCATATTTCGCTATTGAAAAGGCAATTTTTATCGGCACCTCACGTGGTGGGCTGATCCTGCACCATTTGATCGGCCTGGCCCCCGGCTTGATAGCAGGGGCCGTGCTCAATGACATCGGGCCTGTCATCGAAATCGGGGGATTGCTCGGGATCCGGGACTATCTCAACACAGGGACCGGACCGGTAAGTTGGACCGCAGCGCCCAACTACCTGAAAGCCATACACGGAGACGATTTCCCGATCCTTCACGAGGTCGAATGGCTGCAGATGGCAAGGGCGATCTATCGCGACGAAGGCGGCATTCCTGTCGTCGACTTCGATCCAGCAATTGCGGCACAACTGCAGGCGCTGACGTCGGACATGTTGCTGCCGGATCTTTGGCCCCAGTTCCACGCCTTTACCGGGCTTCCGATGATGGTCGTTCGCGGCGAACATTCCAAGCTGCTGTCAAGCACCACGGTCGATGAGATGAAGAGCAGGCATCCCAACTTGACGACCGTGACAGCCGCCGGACAAGGCCATGCACCGCTGCTGCATCTCGACGGCCCCAGGCATGCCATAGCCGCCTTTGTTCACCACTGCATGTTTCCTTAA
- a CDS encoding BA14K family protein, protein MKTLTVIALSVVTVMSGVPPAQAFPIAPKIASQATDVQPAQFPYERGEARKSASGCGFPYCGRGYRYNRHGYYGDRHGHYRDGYRGYYRDHDNDAGAFIGGLAAGAIIGGLLSQPRYYNRPGVAGGSSHTSWCYARYRSYRAWDNTYQPYGGPRRQCNSPY, encoded by the coding sequence ATGAAGACGTTAACAGTTATCGCCCTGTCGGTGGTGACAGTAATGAGTGGCGTTCCGCCAGCACAAGCATTTCCGATCGCCCCGAAGATTGCGTCTCAAGCCACCGATGTCCAACCGGCGCAATTCCCGTACGAGCGCGGTGAAGCGCGGAAGAGTGCTAGCGGATGTGGTTTCCCCTATTGCGGCCGTGGCTATCGGTACAACCGGCACGGTTACTACGGCGACAGACATGGCCATTATCGCGATGGTTACCGCGGATACTATCGGGACCACGATAATGATGCCGGCGCGTTCATCGGCGGACTTGCGGCCGGTGCGATCATAGGCGGCTTGTTGAGCCAGCCAAGATACTACAACCGTCCGGGAGTTGCCGGCGGCAGCTCACATACCAGCTGGTGCTACGCCCGATATCGGTCCTATCGAGCCTGGGACAACACGTATCAGCCTTATGGTGGTCCGCGGCGGCAGTGCAATTCGCCCTACTGA
- a CDS encoding lytic transglycosylase domain-containing protein — protein MRGSILLPVAAMIGTALLASSALSSEASNTVPVPGSKPAISDKVGRVSGKDITGAIPATVSPIQGGLKVGLDALSDKDPTKAITVRNGMHEGTLDRHILTWAIAVSGQRGVPSYEIADAQRELQGWPGLKSLRAHSERALYRENPAAPDILAAFGQTQPETTEGTIILARALVAQGQSATAATRLRALWFKQGLDKDVETQILSEFSGLLTVADHRRRMTMLLYRNRVEQAERFSDLGKAQSLYRAWAAVSRGSTNAPALISAIDASWHKDPAYLFIRIESLRKQDKYAEAAKLLATMPRDQDALVNPGEWWTEQRIVSRGLLDKGDFRGAYRVAANHKATEATDIVDAEFHAGWFALRGVEDPAAASQHFRRILDVSNRPLSASRAWYWLGRSAEAGGPGNAKDYFANAARFPGTFYGQLAAARLGHKALNVTYPAPSAEDRARFENREAVRAIARLEAAGHGWRADSIYRALAEELTSPGELAILSARAEKTRNHQLSLQIGKTAFGRGIDVAALAFPVGVIPSTANIDGSGKALAYAIARQESAFNPAAVSTANARGLLQLLPGTAKGVASRYGLAYSKERLTSDAGYNATLGAHYLGEQINSFGGSYILTFIAYNAGPRRVPDWLSRYGDPRGKPIDEVVDWIERIPFQETRNYVQRVMENYQVYKVRLGQGADIVADLRMGRQLP, from the coding sequence ATGCGCGGATCAATTCTTCTGCCTGTCGCCGCCATGATCGGCACAGCGCTTCTGGCCTCGTCGGCCCTCTCCTCCGAAGCCTCGAACACAGTGCCGGTACCGGGCAGCAAACCCGCAATCTCCGACAAGGTCGGGCGCGTTTCGGGTAAGGACATCACCGGCGCGATCCCGGCGACGGTATCGCCCATTCAGGGCGGCTTGAAGGTCGGTCTGGATGCGCTTTCCGACAAGGATCCGACCAAGGCGATCACCGTTCGAAACGGCATGCACGAGGGCACGCTCGATCGTCATATTCTGACTTGGGCAATCGCCGTATCGGGGCAACGTGGCGTCCCCTCCTACGAGATCGCCGACGCCCAGCGCGAACTGCAGGGGTGGCCGGGCCTCAAATCGCTTCGCGCCCATTCCGAGCGCGCACTTTACCGCGAGAACCCGGCAGCCCCCGATATTCTTGCCGCCTTTGGGCAGACGCAGCCCGAAACCACGGAAGGGACGATCATCCTTGCCCGCGCGCTGGTGGCACAGGGGCAGAGTGCGACCGCAGCAACGCGGCTGCGCGCGCTCTGGTTCAAGCAGGGGCTCGACAAGGATGTGGAAACGCAGATCCTGTCGGAATTTTCCGGCCTGCTGACGGTTGCCGACCACAGACGGCGGATGACGATGCTGCTTTATCGCAACCGCGTCGAGCAGGCCGAACGCTTCAGCGATCTCGGCAAGGCGCAGTCGCTCTATCGCGCCTGGGCCGCCGTCAGCCGCGGCAGCACCAATGCCCCTGCGCTGATATCGGCGATCGACGCCTCATGGCATAAGGACCCGGCCTATCTGTTCATCCGTATCGAAAGCCTGCGTAAGCAGGACAAATATGCGGAGGCCGCCAAGCTGCTGGCCACGATGCCTAGGGATCAGGACGCGTTGGTCAATCCCGGTGAATGGTGGACCGAACAACGGATCGTCAGCCGCGGCTTGCTGGACAAGGGGGATTTTCGCGGCGCCTACCGAGTTGCCGCAAACCACAAGGCAACCGAGGCGACCGATATCGTCGATGCAGAGTTTCACGCCGGCTGGTTCGCGCTGCGCGGCGTGGAAGATCCGGCCGCAGCATCGCAGCATTTCCGACGGATCCTTGATGTTTCCAACCGGCCGCTTTCGGCGTCCCGCGCTTGGTATTGGCTCGGCCGATCGGCGGAAGCGGGCGGACCGGGCAATGCCAAGGACTATTTCGCCAATGCCGCCCGCTTTCCAGGCACCTTCTACGGTCAACTCGCCGCTGCGCGGCTCGGCCACAAGGCACTCAACGTTACCTATCCCGCCCCTTCAGCGGAAGACCGTGCCCGTTTCGAAAACCGCGAGGCGGTTCGCGCCATCGCACGGCTGGAAGCGGCAGGTCACGGCTGGCGTGCCGACAGCATCTATCGGGCACTTGCGGAAGAACTGACGAGCCCCGGCGAACTGGCGATCCTTTCGGCACGCGCCGAAAAGACCCGCAATCATCAGCTTTCACTCCAGATCGGCAAGACCGCCTTTGGCCGTGGCATCGATGTCGCTGCACTCGCTTTTCCCGTCGGCGTCATCCCGTCGACCGCCAACATCGATGGCTCGGGCAAGGCGCTCGCCTACGCGATCGCGCGCCAGGAAAGCGCCTTCAATCCTGCGGCGGTCTCCACGGCCAACGCGCGCGGCTTGCTGCAACTGCTGCCCGGCACCGCCAAAGGGGTAGCCAGCCGCTACGGCCTTGCTTACTCCAAGGAGCGCCTGACGAGCGATGCCGGATACAACGCCACCCTCGGCGCGCATTATCTCGGCGAGCAGATCAACAGCTTCGGTGGTTCCTATATTCTCACCTTCATTGCCTACAATGCCGGCCCGCGTCGCGTACCGGACTGGCTCAGCCGCTATGGCGACCCGCGCGGCAAACCGATCGACGAGGTCGTCGACTGGATTGAGCGCATCCCGTTCCAGGAAACGCGCAACTACGTCCAGCGCGTGATGGAAAACTATCAGGTCTACAAGGTCAGGCTCGGTCAAGGCGCTGACATAGTCGCCGACCTTAGAATGGGACGACAGTTACCTTAG
- the dapA gene encoding 4-hydroxy-tetrahydrodipicolinate synthase produces the protein MFKGSIPALVTPFTAAGAVDAEGFVAHVEWQIKEGSSGLVPVGTTGESPTLSHAEHKQVVELCIKAAAGRVPVIAGAGSNNTTEAIELAQHAEKAGADAVLVVTPYYNKPTQKGLFAHYSAIAESVKLPIVIYNIPGRSVVDMSVETMAALAKAHSTIIGVKDATGKIERVSEQRMACGKDFVQLSGEDATALGFNAHGGVGCISVTANVAPRLCAEFQQATLAGDYAKALEYQDKLMPLHKAIFMEPGLCGAKYALNRLGRMSRAVRSPLLSTLEPATEAAIDSALRHAGLMN, from the coding sequence ATGTTCAAGGGTTCCATTCCCGCTCTCGTAACACCGTTCACCGCCGCCGGCGCGGTGGATGCGGAAGGTTTCGTCGCGCATGTGGAATGGCAGATAAAAGAGGGAAGCTCCGGTCTCGTGCCCGTCGGCACGACAGGTGAATCCCCGACCCTTTCGCATGCCGAGCACAAGCAGGTCGTCGAGCTCTGCATCAAGGCAGCCGCCGGCCGCGTGCCGGTAATCGCAGGCGCCGGCTCCAATAACACGACCGAAGCCATCGAGCTTGCGCAGCACGCCGAAAAGGCGGGTGCGGACGCGGTGCTCGTCGTTACACCCTATTACAACAAGCCCACGCAGAAGGGCCTGTTTGCCCACTATTCGGCGATTGCCGAGAGCGTGAAGCTGCCGATCGTCATCTACAATATCCCCGGTCGCTCCGTCGTCGACATGAGCGTCGAAACCATGGCCGCGCTTGCCAAGGCCCATTCGACGATCATCGGCGTGAAGGATGCCACCGGCAAGATCGAACGCGTATCCGAGCAGCGCATGGCCTGCGGCAAGGATTTCGTTCAGCTTTCCGGCGAAGACGCAACGGCGCTCGGCTTCAACGCCCATGGTGGGGTCGGCTGCATTTCGGTCACGGCAAATGTCGCGCCGCGGCTTTGCGCCGAATTCCAGCAGGCCACCCTTGCTGGCGATTATGCCAAGGCACTGGAATATCAGGACAAGTTGATGCCGCTGCACAAGGCGATCTTCATGGAGCCTGGCCTGTGCGGCGCCAAGTACGCGCTGAACCGTCTCGGCCGTATGAGCCGCGCGGTTCGTTCGCCGCTGCTTTCGACACTGGAGCCGGCAACGGAAGCCGCAATCGACTCGGCGCTCAGACATGCAGGATTGATGAACTGA
- the smpB gene encoding SsrA-binding protein SmpB: protein MAPKGSQRTVKKIVAENRKARFNYEIVDTYEAGLVLTGTEVKSLREGKANIAESYATDEGGEIWLINSYLPEYLQANRFNHETRRRRKLLLSKREVNRLQGAVNREGMSLIPLKIYFNDQGRAKLELALGKGKKLHDKRESAKERDWNRQKSRLLKERG from the coding sequence ATGGCACCCAAGGGAAGCCAGCGCACGGTCAAGAAGATTGTCGCGGAAAACCGAAAGGCCCGCTTCAACTACGAGATCGTCGACACCTACGAGGCCGGCCTGGTTCTGACCGGCACCGAGGTGAAGTCGCTGCGTGAAGGCAAGGCAAACATCGCCGAATCCTACGCCACCGACGAGGGCGGGGAAATCTGGCTGATCAATTCCTATCTGCCGGAGTACCTGCAGGCAAACCGATTCAACCATGAGACCCGCCGCCGTCGCAAGCTGTTGCTGTCCAAGCGCGAGGTCAACCGGCTGCAGGGGGCCGTCAATCGCGAAGGCATGTCGCTCATTCCGCTCAAGATCTATTTCAACGATCAGGGCCGGGCGAAGCTCGAGCTGGCGCTCGGCAAGGGCAAGAAATTGCACGACAAGCGTGAAAGCGCCAAGGAGCGCGATTGGAACAGGCAGAAGAGCCGACTGCTGAAAGAGCGCGGCTGA
- a CDS encoding NYN domain-containing protein, with amino-acid sequence MFDPREKIALFIDGANLYAASKSLGFDIDYRKLLKAFQKRGYLLRAYYYTALIEDQEYSSIRPLIDWLDYNGYKVVTKPAKEFTDSLGRRKIKGNMDIELAIDAMEQSETVDHLVIFSGDGDFTTLVEALQRKGRKVSVVSTMSTQPPMIADDLRRQADHFIDLVTLRAEIGRDPSERVPRQHVEPVADPVGI; translated from the coding sequence ATGTTTGACCCTCGCGAGAAAATCGCTCTTTTTATCGACGGCGCCAACCTCTACGCCGCGTCGAAGAGCCTCGGTTTCGACATCGACTATCGCAAACTGCTCAAGGCATTTCAAAAGCGTGGCTATCTGCTACGCGCCTACTACTATACGGCTCTCATCGAAGACCAGGAATATTCGTCGATCCGTCCGCTGATCGACTGGCTTGACTATAACGGTTACAAGGTCGTGACCAAGCCTGCGAAGGAATTCACGGACTCGCTCGGTCGCCGCAAGATCAAGGGCAACATGGACATCGAACTTGCGATCGATGCCATGGAACAGTCAGAAACCGTCGATCATCTGGTGATCTTCTCGGGCGATGGCGACTTCACCACGCTCGTCGAAGCGCTGCAGCGGAAGGGTCGCAAGGTTTCGGTGGTATCGACGATGTCGACCCAGCCACCGATGATCGCCGATGACCTGCGCCGACAGGCGGATCACTTCATCGATCTCGTCACGCTGCGGGCCGAAATCGGCCGTGACCCATCGGAACGCGTTCCCCGGCAACATGTCGAGCCGGTAGCCGACCCCGTTGGGATCTGA
- the rpoZ gene encoding DNA-directed RNA polymerase subunit omega: MARVTVEDCIDKVDNRFELVLLASHRARLISQGAAITIDRDNDKNPVVALREIADETLSPGDLKEDLIHSLQKHVEVDEPEPDPASLVQADADTTFAETAEDDDQPEAITFDRMSEEELLAGIEGLVPPEKSDDY, translated from the coding sequence ATGGCCCGCGTCACCGTCGAAGATTGCATTGACAAGGTCGACAACCGTTTCGAACTCGTGCTGCTCGCCAGCCACCGCGCCCGCCTGATCTCGCAGGGCGCAGCGATCACCATCGATCGCGACAATGACAAGAACCCCGTCGTGGCTCTCCGCGAAATCGCCGACGAGACGCTCTCGCCCGGCGACCTCAAGGAAGACCTGATCCACTCGCTGCAGAAGCACGTCGAAGTGGACGAGCCCGAGCCCGATCCGGCTTCGCTGGTGCAAGCCGATGCCGACACGACTTTTGCCGAGACGGCGGAAGACGACGACCAGCCGGAGGCAATCACTTTCGACCGCATGTCGGAAGAGGAACTTCTGGCCGGCATCGAGGGCCTCGTGCCCCCGGAAAAGAGCGACGACTACTGA